In one Stenotrophomonas maltophilia genomic region, the following are encoded:
- a CDS encoding DNA topoisomerase I, whose product MPKHLLIVESPAKAKTINKYLGKDYTVLASYGHVRDLIPKEGAVDPDNGFAMHYDVIDKNEKHVDAIAKAAKGADDILLATDPDREGEAISWHIAEILKERGLVKDKPMQRVVFTEITPRAIKEAINQPRAIASDLVDAQQARRALDYLVGFNLSPVLWRKVQRGLSAGRVQSPALRMIVEREEEIEAFIAREYWSIAAECAHPSQHFNAKLVKLDGQKFEQFTITDGDTAEAARLRIQQAAQGSLHVTDVASKERKRRPAPPFTTSTLQQEASRKLGFTTRKTMQVAQKLYEGVAIGDEGTVGLISYMRTDSVNLSQDALAEIRDVIARDYGIGSLPDQPNTYQTKSKNAQEAHEAVRPTSALRTPAQVSRFLTDDERRLYELIWKRAVACQMIPATLNTVSVDLSAGSEHVFRASGTTVVVPGFLAVYEEGKDSKSAEDEDEGRKLPAMKPGDRVPLERILAEQHFTQPPPRFTEAALVKALEEYGIGRPSTYASIIQTLLFRKYVEMEGRSFRPSDVGRAVSKFLSSHFTQYVDYDFTARLEDELDAVSRGEEEWIPLMSRFWEPFKELVEDKKESVDRAEASGARELGTDPKTGKPVSVRLGRFGPYAAIGSTAEDAEEKPKFASLRPGQSMHTITLEDALELFLMPRALGEDKGEPVSVGIGRFGPFAKRGSTYASLKKEDDPYTIDLARAVFLIEEKEEIARNRIIKEFEGSDIQVLNGRFGPYISDGRMNGKIPKDREPASLTLAEVQQLMEETGKPVRKGFGAKKAAAKKAPAKKAAVKKEAAPKKAVAKKAPAKKAAAKKAPAKKVAAKKAPAKKAAKKVVKKA is encoded by the coding sequence ATGCCCAAGCACCTGCTCATCGTCGAATCGCCGGCCAAGGCCAAGACGATCAACAAATACCTCGGCAAGGACTACACCGTCCTGGCCTCGTATGGGCACGTGCGCGATCTGATCCCGAAGGAAGGCGCGGTCGATCCGGACAACGGGTTCGCCATGCACTACGACGTGATCGACAAGAACGAGAAGCATGTCGATGCGATCGCCAAGGCGGCCAAGGGTGCCGATGACATCCTGCTGGCGACCGACCCGGATCGCGAAGGCGAAGCGATCAGCTGGCACATCGCCGAGATCCTGAAGGAGCGCGGGCTGGTCAAGGACAAGCCGATGCAGCGCGTGGTCTTCACCGAGATCACCCCGCGCGCCATCAAGGAAGCGATCAACCAGCCGCGGGCCATCGCCAGCGATCTGGTGGACGCCCAGCAGGCACGCCGTGCGCTGGATTACCTGGTCGGTTTCAACCTGTCGCCGGTGCTGTGGCGCAAGGTACAGCGCGGCCTGTCCGCCGGCCGCGTGCAGAGCCCGGCACTGCGCATGATCGTCGAGCGCGAGGAAGAGATCGAAGCCTTCATCGCGCGCGAATACTGGTCCATCGCCGCCGAATGCGCGCACCCGTCGCAACACTTCAATGCCAAGCTGGTGAAGCTGGACGGACAGAAGTTCGAACAGTTCACCATCACCGACGGCGATACCGCCGAGGCCGCCCGCCTGCGCATCCAGCAGGCGGCGCAGGGCTCGCTGCACGTCACCGACGTGGCCAGCAAGGAGCGCAAGCGCCGCCCGGCGCCGCCGTTCACCACCTCCACCCTGCAGCAGGAAGCCTCGCGCAAGCTCGGCTTCACCACCCGCAAGACCATGCAGGTGGCGCAGAAGCTGTACGAAGGCGTGGCAATCGGCGATGAGGGCACGGTCGGCCTGATCTCCTACATGCGTACCGACTCGGTCAACCTGTCTCAGGATGCGCTGGCGGAAATCCGCGACGTGATCGCCCGCGATTACGGCATCGGTTCGCTGCCGGACCAGCCCAACACCTACCAGACCAAGTCCAAGAACGCCCAGGAAGCGCACGAAGCGGTGCGACCGACCTCGGCGCTGCGCACGCCGGCGCAGGTGTCGCGGTTCCTGACCGACGACGAGCGCAGGCTGTACGAACTGATCTGGAAGCGCGCGGTAGCGTGCCAGATGATTCCGGCCACGCTCAACACCGTCAGCGTCGACCTGTCGGCCGGCAGCGAACACGTCTTCCGTGCCAGTGGCACCACCGTGGTCGTGCCCGGCTTCCTGGCCGTGTACGAGGAAGGCAAGGACAGCAAGAGCGCCGAAGACGAGGACGAAGGCCGCAAGCTGCCGGCGATGAAGCCTGGCGACCGCGTGCCGCTGGAACGCATCCTGGCCGAGCAGCACTTCACCCAGCCGCCGCCCCGCTTCACCGAGGCGGCACTGGTCAAAGCGCTGGAAGAGTACGGGATCGGTCGTCCCTCGACCTACGCCTCGATCATCCAGACCCTGCTGTTCCGCAAGTACGTGGAGATGGAAGGTCGCAGCTTCCGTCCGTCCGACGTCGGTCGTGCAGTGTCCAAGTTCCTGTCCAGCCACTTCACCCAGTACGTGGACTACGACTTCACCGCCAGGCTTGAAGACGAGCTGGACGCCGTCTCGCGCGGCGAGGAAGAGTGGATCCCGCTGATGTCACGCTTCTGGGAGCCGTTCAAGGAGCTGGTCGAGGACAAGAAGGAATCGGTCGATCGTGCCGAAGCCAGTGGTGCGCGCGAGCTTGGCACCGACCCGAAGACCGGCAAGCCGGTCAGCGTGCGCCTGGGTCGCTTCGGGCCGTACGCCGCCATCGGCAGCACCGCCGAAGATGCCGAGGAGAAGCCGAAGTTCGCTTCGCTGCGCCCGGGCCAGTCGATGCACACCATCACCCTGGAAGACGCGCTGGAGCTGTTCCTGATGCCGCGCGCGCTGGGTGAGGACAAGGGCGAACCGGTCAGCGTCGGCATTGGTCGCTTCGGCCCGTTCGCCAAGCGTGGCAGCACCTATGCCTCGCTGAAGAAGGAAGACGACCCGTACACCATCGACCTGGCCCGCGCCGTCTTCCTGATCGAAGAGAAGGAAGAGATCGCGCGCAACCGGATCATCAAGGAATTCGAAGGCAGCGACATCCAGGTGCTGAATGGCCGCTTCGGCCCGTACATCAGCGACGGCAGGATGAACGGCAAGATTCCCAAGGACCGCGAGCCCGCCTCGCTGACGCTGGCCGAAGTGCAGCAGCTGATGGAAGAAACCGGCAAACCGGTGCGCAAGGGCTTCGGCGCGAAAAAGGCCGCTGCCAAGAAGGCACCGGCGAAGAAGGCAGCGGTGAAGAAGGAAGCCGCGCCGAAGAAGGCAGTGGCCAAGAAGGCACCGGCCAAGAAGGCGGCCGCGAAAAAGGCGCCGGCAAAGAAGGTCGCCGCCAAGAAGGCACCGGCGAAGAAAGCGGCCAAGAAGGTCGTCAAGAAGGCCTGA
- a CDS encoding Sua5/YciO/YrdC/YwlC family protein has translation MKAHAGPVATMKELTLDSAVTLLRSGGVIAYPTEAVWGLGCDPSHEAAVHTVLRLKQRPIEKGMILVAAELAQLEGWVRLQALPDERQRAVLASWPGANTWILPAGSRAPGWITGEHSGIAVRISAHPLVAALCHAWGGPLVSTSANLAGEPPARSREELDPRLLRLLDGILDGPTGGLAQPTPIRDALSGNVLRS, from the coding sequence ATGAAGGCCCATGCCGGGCCGGTCGCCACCATGAAAGAACTCACCCTGGATTCTGCCGTCACCCTGCTGCGCTCCGGCGGCGTGATCGCCTATCCCACCGAAGCGGTCTGGGGCCTGGGATGCGACCCGTCGCACGAAGCGGCGGTGCACACGGTGCTGCGGCTGAAGCAGCGGCCGATCGAGAAAGGCATGATCCTGGTGGCCGCCGAGCTGGCGCAGCTGGAAGGCTGGGTACGCCTGCAGGCGTTGCCCGACGAGCGTCAGCGTGCAGTGCTGGCCAGCTGGCCCGGCGCCAACACCTGGATTCTTCCTGCCGGATCACGCGCGCCAGGCTGGATCACCGGCGAACACAGCGGCATCGCGGTGCGCATCAGCGCCCACCCGCTGGTGGCGGCACTGTGCCACGCGTGGGGCGGGCCCCTGGTCTCCACCAGCGCCAACCTGGCCGGCGAGCCACCGGCACGCAGCCGCGAGGAACTGGATCCGCGCCTGCTGCGCCTGCTGGACGGCATCCTGGACGGCCCGACCGGCGGCCTGGCCCAGCCGACGCCGATCCGCGATGCGCTCAGCGGCAACGTCCTGCGATCCTGA
- a CDS encoding DUF4124 domain-containing protein, with protein sequence MSPLRAALCLSLLLPLTATAGDDVRVYRCVGSNGAVALQDTPCSSGRQEVRDLQRPRDPAPQVVRSDAAPATSTPPAVIEREVRHVYVQPPQPMYECVTADGERYTSDSNEGNPRWVPLWTTVWSPRGHFGPGHPGPRPATGASAGGPPIYRPPAVGVGVQVPAGNILVRDTCHALPPQEVCSRLRDRRWELDRRYNSALQSERTAISNEQRGIDARLSRDCGR encoded by the coding sequence ATGAGCCCGCTGCGCGCCGCCCTCTGCCTGAGCCTGCTGCTGCCATTGACCGCCACCGCCGGCGACGATGTGCGTGTCTACCGCTGTGTCGGCAGCAATGGCGCCGTGGCACTGCAGGACACGCCGTGCAGCAGCGGCCGCCAGGAAGTGCGCGACCTCCAGCGGCCGCGTGATCCGGCGCCGCAGGTGGTGCGCAGCGACGCCGCGCCCGCAACCAGCACGCCGCCGGCCGTGATCGAGCGCGAGGTCCGGCACGTCTACGTCCAGCCTCCGCAACCGATGTACGAATGCGTTACCGCCGACGGCGAGCGTTACACCAGCGACAGCAACGAAGGCAATCCACGCTGGGTCCCGCTGTGGACCACGGTCTGGTCGCCGCGCGGCCATTTCGGGCCAGGCCATCCCGGGCCCCGCCCGGCCACGGGCGCATCGGCCGGAGGTCCGCCGATCTACCGGCCACCTGCGGTCGGCGTCGGCGTGCAGGTGCCGGCAGGCAACATCCTGGTCCGCGACACCTGCCATGCGCTGCCGCCGCAGGAAGTCTGTTCGCGCCTGCGCGATCGCCGCTGGGAGCTGGACCGCCGCTACAACAGCGCGCTGCAGAGCGAGCGCACCGCGATCAGCAACGAACAGCGCGGTATCGATGCGCGCCTGTCGCGCGACTGCGGGCGTTGA
- a CDS encoding SDR family oxidoreductase, translating to MTQQRWRLDGQTALITGASAGIGLAIARELAGFGADLMIVGRDIDALETARDELADAYPDQQVRALAADVSDDEDRRQILDWVEDHADGLHVLVNNAGGNITRAAIDYTEDEWRGIFETNLFSAFELSRYAHPLLARHASSAIVNVGSVSGLTHVRSGVVYGMSKAAMHQMTRNLAVEWAEDGIRVNAVAPWYIRTRRTSGPLSDPDYYEEVIDRTPMRRIGEPEEVAAAVGFLCLPAASYVTGECIAVDGGFLRYGF from the coding sequence ATGACACAGCAACGGTGGCGACTGGACGGGCAGACCGCACTGATCACCGGCGCCAGCGCCGGCATCGGCCTGGCCATCGCGCGTGAACTGGCCGGCTTCGGTGCCGACCTGATGATTGTCGGGCGCGACATCGACGCGCTGGAAACCGCGCGCGACGAGCTGGCCGACGCCTATCCCGACCAGCAGGTGCGCGCGCTTGCCGCCGACGTCTCCGACGACGAGGATCGCCGGCAGATCCTGGACTGGGTCGAGGACCATGCCGATGGCCTGCACGTGCTGGTCAACAATGCGGGTGGCAACATCACCCGCGCCGCCATCGACTATACCGAGGACGAGTGGCGCGGCATCTTCGAGACCAATCTGTTCTCGGCGTTTGAACTGTCGCGCTATGCGCATCCGCTGCTGGCACGTCACGCCTCGTCGGCCATCGTCAACGTCGGCAGCGTCTCCGGCCTGACCCATGTGCGCAGTGGCGTGGTGTACGGCATGAGCAAGGCGGCGATGCACCAGATGACCCGCAACCTGGCCGTGGAATGGGCCGAGGATGGCATCCGCGTGAACGCGGTGGCGCCGTGGTACATCCGCACGCGCCGCACCTCCGGGCCGTTGTCCGACCCTGACTACTACGAGGAAGTCATCGATCGCACGCCGATGCGCCGCATCGGTGAGCCGGAGGAAGTCGCCGCGGCCGTGGGCTTCCTGTGCCTGCCGGCGGCGAGTTATGTCACCGGCGAATGCATCGCCGTGGACGGCGGTTTCCTGCGCTACGGGTTCTGA
- the sppA gene encoding signal peptide peptidase SppA, which translates to MNQPVPPLPQARRNPVASFFIGLWDVMNFTRRLILNLVFFGLLFLLLVVFVIAAGMGAGASKSLQDRTTLVIAPEGRLVEQFSADPVSRALAKAVGDNSAEEVQLRDLVRVIESARDDKKIERVVLELDKLQPSGFASLREVAAALQSLRASGKQLVAYSESMGQSQYLLAAQADEVYLDPMGSVVLEGLGRYRQYFRSGLQDKLGVDVHLFKVGEYKSAAEPYVLDAASPAAKEADLYWMNDVWQRYLGDIAKARRLDPAQLAAGIDTLPEGVAAAGGDLAKFALQQKLVTALKTREEFEDLMIERGVADEDAEGGFRNVDFGRYMALLDARRSPVDARPQVAVVVAAGEISGGDLPAGRIGGESTSALLRAARDDEQVKAVVLRVNSPGGEVFASEQIRREVVALQAAGKPVVVSMGDLAASGGYWISMNADRIYADPSTITGSIGIFGMIPNFSRALDKIGVHTDGVGTTRFAGAFDVTRPMDPAVGQVIQTVINKGYADFTGRVAEARKKPVEAIDEVARGRVWSGAQAKERGLVDAFGGLKDAVADAASRAKLGGEDKFRVRYIEKAATPFAQFVSGFAGSRTGAWMLSDSGVARMMLARTMPEVDTQLRFVENAAREKGNGAPVKTLAYCFCGF; encoded by the coding sequence ATGAATCAACCCGTGCCCCCGCTGCCCCAGGCGCGTCGCAATCCCGTCGCCAGTTTCTTCATCGGGCTGTGGGACGTCATGAATTTCACCCGCCGGTTGATCCTCAACCTGGTGTTCTTCGGCCTGCTGTTCCTGCTGCTGGTGGTGTTCGTCATCGCTGCCGGCATGGGCGCCGGCGCCAGCAAATCGCTGCAGGACCGCACGACCCTGGTGATCGCGCCGGAAGGGCGCCTGGTCGAGCAGTTCAGTGCCGATCCGGTCAGCCGCGCGCTGGCCAAGGCCGTGGGCGACAACAGCGCCGAAGAGGTCCAGCTGCGTGACCTGGTCCGGGTGATCGAATCGGCGCGCGACGACAAGAAGATCGAACGCGTGGTGCTGGAACTGGACAAGCTGCAGCCCTCCGGTTTCGCTTCGCTGCGTGAAGTCGCCGCCGCGCTGCAGAGCCTGCGCGCGTCCGGCAAGCAGCTGGTGGCCTACAGCGAAAGCATGGGCCAGTCGCAGTACCTGCTGGCTGCGCAGGCCGACGAGGTCTACCTGGATCCGATGGGATCGGTGGTGCTCGAGGGTCTGGGTCGCTACCGCCAGTACTTCCGCTCCGGCCTGCAGGACAAGCTGGGCGTGGACGTGCACCTGTTCAAGGTGGGCGAGTACAAGTCCGCGGCCGAGCCCTATGTGCTCGATGCCGCTTCGCCGGCAGCCAAGGAAGCCGACCTGTACTGGATGAACGACGTGTGGCAGCGCTATCTGGGCGACATCGCCAAGGCGCGCCGGCTGGATCCGGCGCAGCTGGCCGCCGGTATCGATACGCTGCCCGAAGGCGTGGCGGCTGCCGGTGGCGATCTGGCCAAGTTCGCCCTGCAGCAGAAGCTGGTGACCGCGCTGAAGACCCGCGAGGAGTTCGAAGACCTGATGATCGAACGCGGCGTGGCCGATGAAGACGCTGAGGGCGGCTTCCGCAATGTCGATTTCGGTCGCTACATGGCCCTGCTCGACGCCCGCCGCAGTCCAGTGGATGCACGCCCGCAGGTGGCCGTGGTGGTTGCCGCGGGCGAGATCAGTGGCGGTGACCTGCCGGCCGGCCGCATCGGTGGTGAGTCCACGTCGGCGCTGCTGCGCGCTGCGCGCGACGACGAGCAGGTCAAGGCCGTGGTGCTGCGCGTGAATTCGCCGGGTGGCGAAGTGTTCGCCTCCGAGCAGATCCGCCGTGAAGTGGTGGCCCTGCAGGCCGCCGGCAAGCCGGTGGTGGTGTCAATGGGTGACCTGGCCGCGTCCGGTGGTTACTGGATCAGCATGAATGCCGATCGCATCTACGCCGATCCCTCGACCATCACCGGTTCGATCGGCATCTTCGGCATGATCCCGAACTTCAGCCGCGCGCTGGACAAGATCGGCGTGCATACCGATGGTGTCGGCACCACGCGCTTCGCCGGTGCGTTCGACGTCACCCGGCCGATGGATCCGGCGGTGGGCCAGGTCATCCAGACGGTCATCAACAAGGGCTATGCCGACTTCACCGGACGTGTCGCCGAAGCACGCAAGAAGCCGGTCGAGGCCATCGATGAGGTGGCCCGTGGCCGTGTCTGGAGTGGCGCGCAGGCAAAGGAACGTGGTCTGGTCGATGCCTTCGGTGGCCTGAAAGACGCCGTGGCCGACGCCGCCAGCCGCGCCAAGCTGGGCGGCGAAGACAAGTTCCGCGTGCGTTACATCGAAAAGGCCGCGACCCCGTTCGCGCAGTTCGTCAGTGGGTTTGCCGGCAGCCGTACTGGTGCCTGGATGCTGTCCGATTCGGGCGTGGCGCGGATGATGCTGGCGCGCACGATGCCGGAAGTGGATACCCAGCTGCGCTTCGTCGAGAACGCCGCGCGCGAGAAGGGTAACGGCGCTCCGGTAAAGACCCTGGCGTACTGCTTCTGCGGGTTCTGA
- a CDS encoding MATE family efflux transporter, producing the protein MSNATSTPRFSKEVGATGLLALPLVLGHVSTGLISFVDNVIAGHHATSTLAAVTIGTALLWLPMLIPIGTLISLTASVSQLHGAGREREIGPLFRQALWLALGLGLIMFTFLTVVPPLLPAFGIAPDIVPGATAFLHAVRWGGPALTLYFCMRYLSEGMHWTLPTMLIGFGGLVVLAPMGYVLANGKLGFPELGAEGLGIASAVMMWLQASAFALYLWRTRRFAHLQLFSHFEWPRWKAIWDLLRTGLPIGITVLMEGGLFIVTALLIGRLGANEAAAHQIAINVAQLCFMIPMGVAEATTVRVGHAVGRGDGFGVRRAAWAGYAIIMGTQTLSALVLLFGHDAIVGVYTNDLAVAGLASTLLLYAATFQFPDGIQVLSAGALRGLKDTRVPMFIAMFAYWGLGMPLGAGLGLGLGMGPQGMWIGLIVGLTAAAILMGWRLRRSSQRIGQSALS; encoded by the coding sequence ATGTCCAACGCAACCTCCACGCCGCGCTTCAGCAAGGAAGTCGGCGCCACCGGTCTGCTCGCCCTGCCGCTCGTGCTCGGGCATGTCTCCACCGGCCTGATCTCCTTCGTCGACAACGTGATTGCCGGTCATCACGCCACCTCAACCCTGGCGGCCGTGACCATCGGCACGGCCCTGCTCTGGCTGCCGATGCTGATTCCGATCGGCACGCTGATCTCGCTGACCGCCTCGGTATCACAGCTGCACGGCGCCGGCCGCGAGCGCGAGATCGGTCCGCTGTTCCGGCAGGCGTTGTGGCTGGCGCTGGGCCTGGGCCTGATCATGTTCACCTTCCTCACGGTGGTGCCGCCGCTGCTGCCCGCCTTCGGCATCGCGCCGGACATCGTGCCCGGCGCAACAGCGTTCCTGCATGCGGTGCGCTGGGGCGGGCCGGCGCTGACGCTGTACTTCTGCATGCGCTATCTCAGCGAGGGCATGCACTGGACGCTGCCGACCATGTTGATCGGCTTCGGCGGCCTGGTGGTGCTGGCGCCGATGGGCTACGTGCTGGCCAACGGCAAGCTGGGCTTCCCGGAGCTGGGTGCCGAGGGCCTGGGCATCGCCTCGGCGGTGATGATGTGGTTGCAGGCAAGCGCATTTGCCCTCTATCTGTGGCGTACCCGGCGATTCGCCCATCTGCAGCTGTTCTCGCACTTCGAGTGGCCGCGCTGGAAGGCGATCTGGGACCTGCTGCGCACCGGTCTGCCGATCGGCATCACCGTGCTGATGGAAGGTGGGTTGTTCATCGTCACCGCGCTGCTGATCGGCCGCCTCGGCGCCAACGAGGCGGCAGCCCACCAGATCGCGATCAACGTGGCGCAGCTGTGCTTCATGATCCCGATGGGCGTGGCCGAGGCCACCACGGTGCGCGTGGGTCATGCAGTGGGGCGGGGTGATGGCTTCGGTGTGCGTCGTGCAGCCTGGGCCGGCTACGCGATCATCATGGGTACACAGACGTTGTCCGCACTGGTGCTGCTGTTCGGCCACGATGCCATCGTCGGGGTGTACACCAACGATCTGGCGGTGGCCGGCCTGGCCTCCACGCTGCTGCTGTACGCGGCCACCTTCCAGTTCCCGGACGGCATCCAGGTGCTGTCGGCCGGAGCTCTGCGCGGCCTGAAGGACACCCGCGTGCCGATGTTCATCGCCATGTTCGCCTACTGGGGCCTGGGCATGCCGCTCGGCGCCGGGCTCGGCCTGGGGCTGGGCATGGGCCCGCAGGGCATGTGGATCGGCCTGATCGTCGGCCTCACTGCCGCCGCCATCCTGATGGGCTGGCGCCTGCGTCGCAGCAGCCAGCGCATCGGCCAGTCCGCGCTGTCCTGA
- a CDS encoding DUF3106 domain-containing protein has protein sequence MNKSVITSLLLAIPLSLSATPQTLNVPLPPAPAATPAVPPSAAPTAFVQLDAQQQRQRRADYAAWRALPESERERIRQAATRFAALPAAQQERLRSQFQAQDQAFRDGWRLGPQLGVEFPKLHGLFGFLPPQQRDSALAVLHQLSPAQLAQLALVAQRTPPQERDAVRSAFLAVPAAERDAWLKRQAGQ, from the coding sequence ATGAATAAGTCCGTGATCACCAGCCTGCTGCTGGCCATCCCGTTGTCGCTGTCCGCAACGCCCCAGACCCTGAATGTTCCACTGCCACCCGCGCCGGCGGCCACGCCCGCGGTCCCGCCATCGGCGGCACCCACCGCGTTCGTCCAGCTCGACGCGCAGCAGCAGCGGCAGCGCCGCGCCGACTACGCCGCTTGGCGCGCGCTGCCGGAAAGCGAGCGCGAACGCATCCGTCAGGCGGCCACGCGGTTCGCCGCACTGCCGGCCGCACAGCAGGAGCGCCTGCGCTCGCAATTCCAGGCACAGGACCAGGCGTTCCGCGATGGCTGGCGGCTGGGGCCGCAACTGGGCGTGGAGTTTCCCAAGCTGCATGGGCTGTTCGGCTTCCTGCCACCGCAGCAGCGCGACAGTGCACTGGCCGTGCTGCACCAGCTCAGCCCGGCACAGCTGGCGCAGTTGGCGCTGGTGGCCCAGCGCACGCCGCCGCAAGAACGCGATGCGGTGCGCAGCGCGTTCCTCGCCGTACCTGCTGCGGAACGAGACGCCTGGCTCAAGCGCCAGGCCGGCCAGTAA
- a CDS encoding primosomal protein N', with protein MLDPIPTLQVALPVPLPRLFDYLSPQGDAPDVAVGCRVKVPFGNRELIGVVAGHGQADDGQGLRQALAWCDPAPLLQGELWQSLQWLARYTHAPLGEVLSTALPGPLRHGEALPDTHHWGWQLTAAGHAQRGTLRAGSRPRQLAELLADAVVDEDVLGARMEDWRSAARSLGKRALAERVALSVAPQHAQPLPGPTLNPDQSEAVAAINAAEGFQPFLLDGVTGSGKTEVYLQAIIHCLAQGRQALVLVPEIGLTPQTLARFRGRLGIAVHALHSGLNDNERARVWAAASRGEARVIVGTRSAVFTPLPQAGLLIVDEEHDGSYKQQDGIRYHARDFALVRAKALGVPVLLGSATPSLETLHNAYAGRYLHLRLKQRAGDARPPRVRILDVRKRPLQDGLSAEVLAGIGEHLQRGQQVLVFKNRRGYAPVLLCHDCGWTAPCQRCDAPMTVHGGGRRLQCHHCGARQPAPLACPACGSLALQPQGIGTERLEEHLTAAFAEYPVVRIDRGTTARRDALEQQLAKLGDQAGILVGTQILAKGHDLPRLTLVVVVGIDEGLFSADFRASEKLAQQLIQVAGRAGRARDPGEVWLQTHHPGHPLLETLVNGGYHPFAQAELNQRQAAGFPPFAHLALMRAEAQQVEHANAFLLAARRLLGEQALVEAYGPMPAPMPRRAGYQRTQLLLSSAQRPPLHGVLAQLVPQLYALPEARKVRWSLDVDPTDLY; from the coding sequence ATGCTCGACCCGATTCCGACCCTGCAGGTCGCCCTGCCCGTCCCCCTGCCCCGCCTGTTCGACTATCTGTCGCCGCAGGGCGATGCCCCGGACGTGGCGGTCGGCTGCCGGGTGAAGGTGCCGTTCGGCAACCGCGAACTCATCGGCGTGGTGGCCGGCCACGGCCAGGCCGACGACGGCCAGGGCCTGCGTCAGGCGCTCGCGTGGTGCGACCCCGCGCCCCTGCTGCAGGGCGAACTGTGGCAGAGCCTGCAATGGCTGGCCCGATACACCCACGCGCCGCTGGGCGAAGTGCTGAGCACGGCCCTGCCGGGGCCGCTGCGGCACGGCGAAGCCCTGCCCGACACCCATCATTGGGGCTGGCAGCTGACCGCCGCAGGCCACGCGCAGCGCGGCACGCTGCGCGCAGGCAGCCGCCCGCGGCAGTTGGCGGAACTGCTGGCCGACGCCGTCGTGGACGAGGACGTGCTGGGGGCGCGCATGGAGGACTGGCGCAGCGCGGCGCGCAGTCTCGGCAAGCGCGCACTGGCCGAGCGCGTTGCACTGAGCGTGGCGCCACAGCACGCGCAACCGCTGCCCGGCCCGACCCTCAATCCGGACCAGTCCGAAGCCGTTGCCGCGATCAACGCCGCGGAGGGGTTCCAGCCCTTCCTGCTCGATGGGGTGACCGGCAGCGGCAAGACCGAGGTCTACCTGCAGGCGATCATCCACTGCCTGGCCCAAGGCCGGCAGGCGCTGGTGCTGGTGCCCGAAATCGGACTGACGCCGCAGACCCTGGCGCGTTTCCGCGGCCGCCTGGGCATCGCCGTGCATGCGCTGCATTCGGGATTGAACGACAACGAGCGCGCGCGCGTCTGGGCAGCCGCCTCGCGCGGCGAAGCGCGGGTGATCGTCGGCACCCGCTCGGCGGTGTTCACGCCGCTGCCGCAGGCCGGCCTGCTGATCGTGGACGAGGAACATGACGGCAGCTACAAGCAGCAGGACGGCATCCGCTACCACGCGCGCGATTTCGCCCTGGTGCGTGCCAAGGCGCTGGGGGTTCCGGTGCTGCTGGGCAGCGCGACACCGTCGCTGGAAACCCTGCACAACGCCTATGCCGGTCGTTACCTGCACCTGCGCCTGAAGCAGCGCGCCGGCGACGCGCGGCCGCCACGCGTGCGCATCCTGGATGTGCGCAAGCGTCCCCTGCAGGACGGTCTCTCGGCCGAAGTGCTGGCCGGCATCGGCGAGCACCTGCAGCGCGGCCAGCAGGTGCTGGTGTTCAAGAACCGGCGTGGTTACGCACCGGTACTGCTGTGCCATGACTGCGGCTGGACGGCGCCGTGCCAGCGCTGTGATGCGCCGATGACCGTGCATGGCGGCGGCCGTCGCCTGCAGTGCCATCACTGCGGTGCGCGGCAACCGGCGCCACTGGCCTGCCCCGCCTGCGGCAGCCTGGCCCTGCAGCCACAGGGAATCGGCACCGAGCGGCTGGAGGAGCACCTCACCGCCGCTTTCGCCGAGTACCCGGTGGTGCGCATCGACCGCGGCACCACCGCCCGTCGCGATGCGCTGGAACAGCAGCTGGCCAAGCTGGGGGACCAGGCCGGCATCCTGGTCGGCACGCAGATCCTGGCCAAGGGCCACGATCTGCCCAGACTCACGCTGGTGGTGGTGGTCGGCATCGACGAGGGCCTGTTCTCGGCCGATTTCCGCGCCAGCGAGAAACTCGCGCAGCAGTTGATCCAGGTCGCCGGCCGCGCCGGGCGCGCCCGCGATCCGGGCGAGGTGTGGCTGCAGACCCACCATCCGGGTCATCCCCTGCTGGAGACGCTGGTCAACGGCGGCTACCACCCGTTCGCGCAGGCCGAACTGAACCAGCGGCAGGCCGCCGGCTTCCCGCCATTCGCGCATCTGGCACTGATGCGTGCCGAAGCGCAGCAGGTGGAGCACGCCAACGCGTTCCTGCTGGCTGCACGGCGACTGCTGGGCGAACAGGCGCTGGTGGAAGCGTACGGACCGATGCCGGCACCGATGCCGCGCCGGGCCGGCTACCAGCGCACGCAGCTGCTGCTGTCATCGGCACAGCGCCCGCCTCTGCACGGCGTGCTGGCGCAGCTGGTACCG